Proteins found in one Pontibacter sp. SGAir0037 genomic segment:
- a CDS encoding HAD family phosphatase — MDSSYNSSIAYNVALERLTELSEGGYLAFLYDCDGTLADNMQAHKETYVKVAASKGVTIDPAIIDEFAGLPIPEVVVEINKRYGANLDPEEFVALKSDLFYNEFILKTKPVRFVVDHLLSHVGRVKIGVVSGGSRRMIRKTLEVLEIDSLVDVLVCAEDTAKGKPYPDPFLLAAEKLGVAPEACLVFEDGNPGIKSAEAAGMNWIRVDRITPVHNVAASSLTE; from the coding sequence ATGGATTCTAGTTATAATAGCAGTATTGCCTACAATGTGGCATTAGAGCGGCTCACAGAGCTATCGGAGGGAGGCTACCTGGCTTTTTTGTATGACTGTGACGGCACCCTGGCCGACAACATGCAGGCCCATAAAGAAACCTATGTGAAAGTTGCCGCCAGTAAAGGCGTAACCATAGACCCTGCTATCATTGATGAGTTTGCCGGTTTGCCGATACCGGAAGTGGTAGTAGAGATAAACAAACGCTACGGCGCTAACCTGGACCCGGAAGAATTTGTAGCCTTGAAATCGGACCTGTTTTACAACGAATTTATTCTGAAGACGAAGCCTGTACGCTTTGTGGTTGACCACCTGCTGAGCCACGTGGGCCGCGTAAAGATTGGTGTCGTATCTGGTGGTTCCAGGCGTATGATCCGGAAAACGCTGGAAGTGCTGGAAATTGACTCGCTGGTAGATGTTTTAGTTTGTGCAGAAGACACGGCTAAAGGAAAGCCTTACCCGGATCCTTTTTTATTGGCTGCAGAAAAGCTTGGTGTCGCTCCTGAAGCCTGCCTGGTATTTGAAGATGGTAACCCGGGCATAAAGTCGGCCGAAGCAGCAGGAATGAACTGGATCAGGGTTGACAGAATTACACCAGTACATAATGTCGCTGCCTCTTCTTTAACAGAATAA
- a CDS encoding two-component system response regulator, with translation MKTIIVDDDPFSSFLTESMLRLENFSEQVMTFSSAEETLDFLKQDINENAPQVIFLDLNMPTMNGWQFLQALKPHESALSNNCNVFILSSSINSAEQNMAKDHAIVKGFISKPLTENHIDKIKHDFCHVA, from the coding sequence ATGAAGACCATTATTGTTGACGATGACCCATTCAGTTCCTTCCTCACTGAATCTATGCTGAGACTGGAGAACTTTTCTGAACAGGTCATGACTTTTTCTTCTGCAGAGGAAACATTGGACTTCCTGAAGCAGGATATAAATGAGAATGCGCCTCAGGTTATCTTCCTCGACCTGAACATGCCGACCATGAATGGCTGGCAGTTTTTGCAGGCACTAAAGCCGCACGAAAGTGCCTTGTCCAACAATTGTAATGTCTTTATTTTAAGCTCGTCTATTAACTCCGCCGAACAAAACATGGCAAAAGATCATGCCATTGTAAAAGGCTTTATCAGCAAGCCGCTCACAGAAAACCATATAGACAAAATAAAGCATGACTTTTGCCATGTAGCTTAA